Proteins encoded together in one Spodoptera frugiperda isolate SF20-4 chromosome 15, AGI-APGP_CSIRO_Sfru_2.0, whole genome shotgun sequence window:
- the LOC118274591 gene encoding solute carrier family 12 member 6 isoform X7 codes for MGDHCNGNTAETNGYTPMVFKFKGETDEHGLPTEKDKSCDTNLYLYHEELEDRPRAATFLSSLANYSNTIPTASAADPDVKPAPPARMGTLIGVYLPCIQNIFGVILFIRLTWVVGTAGAIQGFLIVLVCCCTTMLTAISMSAIATNGVVPAGGSYFMIGRALGPECGGAVGMLFYTGTTLAAAMYIVGAVEIVLTYMAPWMSIFGDFTKDPEAMYNNFRVYGTGLLLIMGMVVFVGVKFVNKFATVALACVILSITAVYVGIFVNFNGNDKLQMCVLGKRLLKDIDINNCTKTVGAPLHQLFCHNDTCDPYYLAHNVSIVQGIKGLKSGVFFDNLQDSFLQLGQYIAYGKEPEDIEQMERPTYNQVYADLTTTFTILIGIFFPSVTGIMAGSNRSGDLADAQKSIPIGTICAILTTSTVYLSCVLLFAGTVDNLLLRDKFGQSIGGKLVVANMAWPNQWVILIGSFLSTLGAGLQSLTGAPRLLQAIAKDEIIPFLAPFAVSSSRGEPTRALLLTMVICQCGILLGNVDILAPLLSMFFLMCYGFVNLACALQTLLKTPNWRPRFKYYHWSLSLAGLTLCISIMFMTSWFYALIAMGMAGLIYKYIEYRGAEKEWGDGLRGLALSAARYSLLRLEQGPPHTKNWRPQVLVLAKLNNELMPTYRKMLAFASQLKAGKGLTVCVSVLGGDFPRRAGDAASARHNLRRCMDEEKVKGFVDVLVAPDVADGLSHLVQTTGLGGLKPNTVIVGWPYGWRAAERPEPRWQHFLHTVRAVAAARMAMLVPKGINFFPDSTEKVSGNIDIWWIVHDGGMLMLLPFLLKQHRTWKNCKMRIFTVAQMEDNSIQMKKDLKMFLYQLRLEAEVEVVEMTDSDISAYTYERTLMMEQRNQMLRELRLNKKETMGMMQNFVDYRENAEEKLPLVQAIVDHHHADVKTASKVRFAEPGDEAPTDAPSPPLADTEDKDKDDKDDFRSSLLHIIDSMWDSPDERSQCEDASPPPDDNKHKDQPANGDVKPKPNLSDITPDEGTVRRMHTAVKLNEVIVSRSHDAQLVILNLPGPPRDTNIDRESNYMEFLEVLTEGLEKVLMVRGGGREVITIYS; via the exons GAAGAGTTGGAGGACAGGCCTCGAGCGGCGACGTTCCTCAGCTCGTTGGCGAACTACTCCAACACGATCCCCACGGCTTCAGCCGCGGACCCCGACGTCAAGCCGGCACCACCAGCTCGCATGGGCACCCTCATCGGTGTCTACCTCCCTTGCATCCAAAACATCTTCGGTGTGATCCTCTTCATCCGTCTGACGTGGGTTGTTGGAACTGCTGGTGCTATTCAAGGATTCCTGATTGTTCTCGTTTGCTGCTGTACG aCAATGTTAACTGCTATCTCGATGTCTGCGATCGCGACGAATGGCGTGGTGCCGGCGGGCGGGTCGTACTTCATGATAGGGCGCGCGCTGGGCCCCGAGTGCGGCGGCGCGGTCGGCATGTTGTTCTACACCGGCACCACGCTAGCAGCCGCCATGTACATCGTCGGAGCTGTTGAGATCGTTCTG ACATACATGGCGCCGTGGATGTCGATCTTCGGGGACTTCACGAAGGATCCCGAAGCAATGTACAACAACTTCCGAGTGTACGGCACGGGGTTACTGCTGATCATGGGCATGGTCGTATTTGTGGGCGTGAAGTTCGTCAACAAGTTCGCCACCGTCGCCCTGGCCTGCGTGATCCTCTCCATCACTGCGGTCTACGTCGGTATCTTCGTCAACTTCAACGGAAATGATAAGCTGCA aATGTGTGTGCTGGGTAAACGTTTACTGAAGGACATTGACATCAACAACTGCACGAAGACGGTCGGAGCGCCGCTGCACCAGTTGTTCTGCCACAACGACACCTGCGACCCTTACTACCTGGCACACAACGTCTCTATCGTACAAGGCATCAAG GGCTTGAAAAGCGGAGTTTTCTTCGACAACCTTCAAGACTCGTTCCTTCAACTCGGCCAATACATCGCTTACGGCAAGGAACCTGAGGACATCGAGCAGATGGAGAGACCAACTTACAACCAAGTTTATGCTGATCTTACTACGACCTTTACCATCCTGATCGGAATCTTCTTCCCCTCCGTAACTG GTATTATGGCTGGTTCTAACCGTTCGGGTGACTTGGCTGACGCTCAAAAGAGTATCCCTATTGGAACGATCTGCGCTATCCTGACCACTTCCACCGTTTACCTGTCCTGCGTACTTCTGTTCGCTGGCACTGTTGACAACCTGCTCCTCCGAGACAA GTTTGGTCAATCTATCGGTGGAAAACTCGTGGTGGCAAACATGGCGTGGCCGAACCAATGGGTGATATTGATTGGTTCCTTCCTGTCGACCCTGGGAGCTGGTCTGCAATCCCTCACCGGAGCCCCACGACTACTACAAGCTATTGCTAAGGATGAAATTATTCCGTTCTTGGCACCTTTTGCCGTCTCATCCAGCCGGGGTGAACCAACAAG GGCCCTGCTTCTAACGATGGTGATCTGCCAATGTGGTATCCTTCTGGGCAACGTCGACATCTTGGCTCCTCTACTGTCCATGTTCTTCCTCATGTGCTACGGCTTCGTGAACCTTGCCTGCGCTCTGCAGACTCTCCTTAAGACTCCCAACTGGCGACCTCGGTTCAAGTACTACCACTG GTCTCTCTCGTTGGCCGGACTGACGCTTTGTATCTCCATCATGTTCATGACCTCTTGGTTCTATGCTCTAATCGCCATGGGCATGGCTGGCCTCATCTATAAGTACATTGAATACCGCGG CGCTGAGAAAGAGTGGGGAGATGGTCTCCGTGGTCTGGCTTTGTCAGCTGCTCGGTACTCGCTGCTCCGTCTGGAACAAGGACCTCCTCACACCAAGAACTGGCGTCCCCAAGTTCTGGTGCTCGCTAAACTGAACAATGAACTGATGCCAACCTATCGAAAGATGCTTGCCTTTGCCAGTCAACTGAAAGCTG GCAAGGGTTTAACGGTATGCGTATCAGTGTTGGGCGGAGACTTCCCTCGACGTGCTGGCGACGCGGCCTCAGCTCGACACAACCTCCGCCGCTGCATGGATGAGGAGAAGGTCAAGGGCTTCGTCGATGTCCTCGTGGCACCCGATGTCGCTGATGGATTGAGCCATCT GGTACAAACGACTGGTTTAGGTGGTTTGAAGCCTAACACAGTGATCGTGGGCTGGCCGTACGGCTGGCGCGCGGCCGAGCGGCCCGAGCCGCGCTGGCAACACTTCCTACACACCGTGCGCGCTGTCGCCGCCGCACGCATGGCCATGCTTGTACCCAAAGGAATCAATTTCTTCCCTGACTCCACTGAGAAG GTATCCGGCAATATCGACATCTGGTGGATCGTGCACGACGGCGGCATGTTGATGTTGCTCCCGTTCCTGCTGAAGCAGCACCGCACCTGGAAGAACTGCAAGATGCGCATCTTCACCGTCGCGCAGATGGAGGACAACTCCATCCAGATGAAGAAAGACTTGAAGATGTTCCTTTACCAACTGCGACTTGAAGCTGAAGTGGAGGTTGTGGAAATG ACGGACAGTGACATATCTGCGTACACGTACGAGCGGACCCTGATGATGGAACAACGTAACCAGATGCTACGCGAGCTGCGACTGAACAAGAAGGAAACCATGGGCATG ATGCAAAATTTCGTGGATTATCGTGAAAACGCTGAGGAGAAGTTGCCTTTG GTGCAAGCCATTGTGGATCATCACCACGCTGACGTGAAGACTGCTAGCAAGGTTCGATTCGCGGAACCTGGTGATGAAGCTCCAACTGATGCACCATCACCTCCACTCGCTGATACTGAGGACAAAGACAAGGATGACAAG GACGACTTTCGAAGTAGTTTGTTGCACATAATCGATTCAATGTGGGACTCGCCCGATGAACGGTCGCAGTGCGAGGACGCCAGCCCGCCCCCCGACGACAACAAGCACAAGGACCAGCCCGCCAACGGCGACGTCAAGCCCAAGCCCAACCTCTCCGACATTACGCC TGACGAGGGCACGGTGCGACGCATGCACACGGCGGTGAAGCTCAATGAGGTGATCGTGTCGCGCTCCCACGACGCGCAGCTCGTCATCCTCAACCTGCCCGGCCCGCCCCGCGACACCAACATCGACCGGGAGTCCAACT ACATGGAGTTCCTGGAGGTCCTGACGGAGGGGCTGGAGAAGGTGCTGatggtgcgcggcggcggccgcgAGGTGATCACGATCTACTCGTGA
- the LOC118274591 gene encoding solute carrier family 12 member 4 isoform X9, with protein sequence MASEKEKMAAAETKSPSNKSNCTSPGKKGETDEHGLPTEKDKSCDTNLYLYHEELEDRPRAATFLSSLANYSNTIPTASAADPDVKPAPPARMGTLIGVYLPCIQNIFGVILFIRLTWVVGTAGAIQGFLIVLVCCCTTMLTAISMSAIATNGVVPAGGSYFMIGRALGPECGGAVGMLFYTGTTLAAAMYIVGAVEIVLTYMAPWMSIFGDFTKDPEAMYNNFRVYGTGLLLIMGMVVFVGVKFVNKFATVALACVILSITAVYVGIFVNFNGNDKLQMCVLGKRLLKDIDINNCTKTVGAPLHQLFCHNDTCDPYYLAHNVSIVQGIKGLKSGVFFDNLQDSFLQLGQYIAYGKEPEDIEQMERPTYNQVYADLTTTFTILIGIFFPSVTGIMAGSNRSGDLADAQKSIPIGTICAILTTSTVYLSCVLLFAGTVDNLLLRDKFGQSIGGKLVVANMAWPNQWVILIGSFLSTLGAGLQSLTGAPRLLQAIAKDEIIPFLAPFAVSSSRGEPTRALLLTMVICQCGILLGNVDILAPLLSMFFLMCYGFVNLACALQTLLKTPNWRPRFKYYHWSLSLAGLTLCISIMFMTSWFYALIAMGMAGLIYKYIEYRGAEKEWGDGLRGLALSAARYSLLRLEQGPPHTKNWRPQVLVLAKLNNELMPTYRKMLAFASQLKAGKGLTVCVSVLGGDFPRRAGDAASARHNLRRCMDEEKVKGFVDVLVAPDVADGLSHLVQTTGLGGLKPNTVIVGWPYGWRAAERPEPRWQHFLHTVRAVAAARMAMLVPKGINFFPDSTEKVSGNIDIWWIVHDGGMLMLLPFLLKQHRTWKNCKMRIFTVAQMEDNSIQMKKDLKMFLYQLRLEAEVEVVEMTDSDISAYTYERTLMMEQRNQMLRELRLNKKETMGMMQNFVDYRENAEEKLPLVQAIVDHHHADVKTASKVRFAEPGDEAPTDAPSPPLADTEDKDKDDKCEDASPPPDDNKHKDQPANGDVKPKPNLSDITPDEGTVRRMHTAVKLNEVIVSRSHDAQLVILNLPGPPRDTNIDRESNYMEFLEVLTEGLEKVLMVRGGGREVITIYS encoded by the exons GAAGAGTTGGAGGACAGGCCTCGAGCGGCGACGTTCCTCAGCTCGTTGGCGAACTACTCCAACACGATCCCCACGGCTTCAGCCGCGGACCCCGACGTCAAGCCGGCACCACCAGCTCGCATGGGCACCCTCATCGGTGTCTACCTCCCTTGCATCCAAAACATCTTCGGTGTGATCCTCTTCATCCGTCTGACGTGGGTTGTTGGAACTGCTGGTGCTATTCAAGGATTCCTGATTGTTCTCGTTTGCTGCTGTACG aCAATGTTAACTGCTATCTCGATGTCTGCGATCGCGACGAATGGCGTGGTGCCGGCGGGCGGGTCGTACTTCATGATAGGGCGCGCGCTGGGCCCCGAGTGCGGCGGCGCGGTCGGCATGTTGTTCTACACCGGCACCACGCTAGCAGCCGCCATGTACATCGTCGGAGCTGTTGAGATCGTTCTG ACATACATGGCGCCGTGGATGTCGATCTTCGGGGACTTCACGAAGGATCCCGAAGCAATGTACAACAACTTCCGAGTGTACGGCACGGGGTTACTGCTGATCATGGGCATGGTCGTATTTGTGGGCGTGAAGTTCGTCAACAAGTTCGCCACCGTCGCCCTGGCCTGCGTGATCCTCTCCATCACTGCGGTCTACGTCGGTATCTTCGTCAACTTCAACGGAAATGATAAGCTGCA aATGTGTGTGCTGGGTAAACGTTTACTGAAGGACATTGACATCAACAACTGCACGAAGACGGTCGGAGCGCCGCTGCACCAGTTGTTCTGCCACAACGACACCTGCGACCCTTACTACCTGGCACACAACGTCTCTATCGTACAAGGCATCAAG GGCTTGAAAAGCGGAGTTTTCTTCGACAACCTTCAAGACTCGTTCCTTCAACTCGGCCAATACATCGCTTACGGCAAGGAACCTGAGGACATCGAGCAGATGGAGAGACCAACTTACAACCAAGTTTATGCTGATCTTACTACGACCTTTACCATCCTGATCGGAATCTTCTTCCCCTCCGTAACTG GTATTATGGCTGGTTCTAACCGTTCGGGTGACTTGGCTGACGCTCAAAAGAGTATCCCTATTGGAACGATCTGCGCTATCCTGACCACTTCCACCGTTTACCTGTCCTGCGTACTTCTGTTCGCTGGCACTGTTGACAACCTGCTCCTCCGAGACAA GTTTGGTCAATCTATCGGTGGAAAACTCGTGGTGGCAAACATGGCGTGGCCGAACCAATGGGTGATATTGATTGGTTCCTTCCTGTCGACCCTGGGAGCTGGTCTGCAATCCCTCACCGGAGCCCCACGACTACTACAAGCTATTGCTAAGGATGAAATTATTCCGTTCTTGGCACCTTTTGCCGTCTCATCCAGCCGGGGTGAACCAACAAG GGCCCTGCTTCTAACGATGGTGATCTGCCAATGTGGTATCCTTCTGGGCAACGTCGACATCTTGGCTCCTCTACTGTCCATGTTCTTCCTCATGTGCTACGGCTTCGTGAACCTTGCCTGCGCTCTGCAGACTCTCCTTAAGACTCCCAACTGGCGACCTCGGTTCAAGTACTACCACTG GTCTCTCTCGTTGGCCGGACTGACGCTTTGTATCTCCATCATGTTCATGACCTCTTGGTTCTATGCTCTAATCGCCATGGGCATGGCTGGCCTCATCTATAAGTACATTGAATACCGCGG CGCTGAGAAAGAGTGGGGAGATGGTCTCCGTGGTCTGGCTTTGTCAGCTGCTCGGTACTCGCTGCTCCGTCTGGAACAAGGACCTCCTCACACCAAGAACTGGCGTCCCCAAGTTCTGGTGCTCGCTAAACTGAACAATGAACTGATGCCAACCTATCGAAAGATGCTTGCCTTTGCCAGTCAACTGAAAGCTG GCAAGGGTTTAACGGTATGCGTATCAGTGTTGGGCGGAGACTTCCCTCGACGTGCTGGCGACGCGGCCTCAGCTCGACACAACCTCCGCCGCTGCATGGATGAGGAGAAGGTCAAGGGCTTCGTCGATGTCCTCGTGGCACCCGATGTCGCTGATGGATTGAGCCATCT GGTACAAACGACTGGTTTAGGTGGTTTGAAGCCTAACACAGTGATCGTGGGCTGGCCGTACGGCTGGCGCGCGGCCGAGCGGCCCGAGCCGCGCTGGCAACACTTCCTACACACCGTGCGCGCTGTCGCCGCCGCACGCATGGCCATGCTTGTACCCAAAGGAATCAATTTCTTCCCTGACTCCACTGAGAAG GTATCCGGCAATATCGACATCTGGTGGATCGTGCACGACGGCGGCATGTTGATGTTGCTCCCGTTCCTGCTGAAGCAGCACCGCACCTGGAAGAACTGCAAGATGCGCATCTTCACCGTCGCGCAGATGGAGGACAACTCCATCCAGATGAAGAAAGACTTGAAGATGTTCCTTTACCAACTGCGACTTGAAGCTGAAGTGGAGGTTGTGGAAATG ACGGACAGTGACATATCTGCGTACACGTACGAGCGGACCCTGATGATGGAACAACGTAACCAGATGCTACGCGAGCTGCGACTGAACAAGAAGGAAACCATGGGCATG ATGCAAAATTTCGTGGATTATCGTGAAAACGCTGAGGAGAAGTTGCCTTTG GTGCAAGCCATTGTGGATCATCACCACGCTGACGTGAAGACTGCTAGCAAGGTTCGATTCGCGGAACCTGGTGATGAAGCTCCAACTGATGCACCATCACCTCCACTCGCTGATACTGAGGACAAAGACAAGGATGACAAG TGCGAGGACGCCAGCCCGCCCCCCGACGACAACAAGCACAAGGACCAGCCCGCCAACGGCGACGTCAAGCCCAAGCCCAACCTCTCCGACATTACGCC TGACGAGGGCACGGTGCGACGCATGCACACGGCGGTGAAGCTCAATGAGGTGATCGTGTCGCGCTCCCACGACGCGCAGCTCGTCATCCTCAACCTGCCCGGCCCGCCCCGCGACACCAACATCGACCGGGAGTCCAACT ACATGGAGTTCCTGGAGGTCCTGACGGAGGGGCTGGAGAAGGTGCTGatggtgcgcggcggcggccgcgAGGTGATCACGATCTACTCGTGA
- the LOC118274591 gene encoding solute carrier family 12 member 4 isoform X3 — MSERFKVTKFEEPSGKTYKNYGATSAESDVELKGKLLPDSEQRVEIRAVSPKGETDEHGLPTEKDKSCDTNLYLYHEELEDRPRAATFLSSLANYSNTIPTASAADPDVKPAPPARMGTLIGVYLPCIQNIFGVILFIRLTWVVGTAGAIQGFLIVLVCCCTTMLTAISMSAIATNGVVPAGGSYFMIGRALGPECGGAVGMLFYTGTTLAAAMYIVGAVEIVLTYMAPWMSIFGDFTKDPEAMYNNFRVYGTGLLLIMGMVVFVGVKFVNKFATVALACVILSITAVYVGIFVNFNGNDKLQMCVLGKRLLKDIDINNCTKTVGAPLHQLFCHNDTCDPYYLAHNVSIVQGIKGLKSGVFFDNLQDSFLQLGQYIAYGKEPEDIEQMERPTYNQVYADLTTTFTILIGIFFPSVTGIMAGSNRSGDLADAQKSIPIGTICAILTTSTVYLSCVLLFAGTVDNLLLRDKFGQSIGGKLVVANMAWPNQWVILIGSFLSTLGAGLQSLTGAPRLLQAIAKDEIIPFLAPFAVSSSRGEPTRALLLTMVICQCGILLGNVDILAPLLSMFFLMCYGFVNLACALQTLLKTPNWRPRFKYYHWSLSLAGLTLCISIMFMTSWFYALIAMGMAGLIYKYIEYRGAEKEWGDGLRGLALSAARYSLLRLEQGPPHTKNWRPQVLVLAKLNNELMPTYRKMLAFASQLKAGKGLTVCVSVLGGDFPRRAGDAASARHNLRRCMDEEKVKGFVDVLVAPDVADGLSHLVQTTGLGGLKPNTVIVGWPYGWRAAERPEPRWQHFLHTVRAVAAARMAMLVPKGINFFPDSTEKVSGNIDIWWIVHDGGMLMLLPFLLKQHRTWKNCKMRIFTVAQMEDNSIQMKKDLKMFLYQLRLEAEVEVVEMTDSDISAYTYERTLMMEQRNQMLRELRLNKKETMGMVQAIVDHHHADVKTASKVRFAEPGDEAPTDAPSPPLADTEDKDKDDKDDFRSSLLHIIDSMWDSPDERSQCEDASPPPDDNKHKDQPANGDVKPKPNLSDITPDEGTVRRMHTAVKLNEVIVSRSHDAQLVILNLPGPPRDTNIDRESNYMEFLEVLTEGLEKVLMVRGGGREVITIYS, encoded by the exons GAAGAGTTGGAGGACAGGCCTCGAGCGGCGACGTTCCTCAGCTCGTTGGCGAACTACTCCAACACGATCCCCACGGCTTCAGCCGCGGACCCCGACGTCAAGCCGGCACCACCAGCTCGCATGGGCACCCTCATCGGTGTCTACCTCCCTTGCATCCAAAACATCTTCGGTGTGATCCTCTTCATCCGTCTGACGTGGGTTGTTGGAACTGCTGGTGCTATTCAAGGATTCCTGATTGTTCTCGTTTGCTGCTGTACG aCAATGTTAACTGCTATCTCGATGTCTGCGATCGCGACGAATGGCGTGGTGCCGGCGGGCGGGTCGTACTTCATGATAGGGCGCGCGCTGGGCCCCGAGTGCGGCGGCGCGGTCGGCATGTTGTTCTACACCGGCACCACGCTAGCAGCCGCCATGTACATCGTCGGAGCTGTTGAGATCGTTCTG ACATACATGGCGCCGTGGATGTCGATCTTCGGGGACTTCACGAAGGATCCCGAAGCAATGTACAACAACTTCCGAGTGTACGGCACGGGGTTACTGCTGATCATGGGCATGGTCGTATTTGTGGGCGTGAAGTTCGTCAACAAGTTCGCCACCGTCGCCCTGGCCTGCGTGATCCTCTCCATCACTGCGGTCTACGTCGGTATCTTCGTCAACTTCAACGGAAATGATAAGCTGCA aATGTGTGTGCTGGGTAAACGTTTACTGAAGGACATTGACATCAACAACTGCACGAAGACGGTCGGAGCGCCGCTGCACCAGTTGTTCTGCCACAACGACACCTGCGACCCTTACTACCTGGCACACAACGTCTCTATCGTACAAGGCATCAAG GGCTTGAAAAGCGGAGTTTTCTTCGACAACCTTCAAGACTCGTTCCTTCAACTCGGCCAATACATCGCTTACGGCAAGGAACCTGAGGACATCGAGCAGATGGAGAGACCAACTTACAACCAAGTTTATGCTGATCTTACTACGACCTTTACCATCCTGATCGGAATCTTCTTCCCCTCCGTAACTG GTATTATGGCTGGTTCTAACCGTTCGGGTGACTTGGCTGACGCTCAAAAGAGTATCCCTATTGGAACGATCTGCGCTATCCTGACCACTTCCACCGTTTACCTGTCCTGCGTACTTCTGTTCGCTGGCACTGTTGACAACCTGCTCCTCCGAGACAA GTTTGGTCAATCTATCGGTGGAAAACTCGTGGTGGCAAACATGGCGTGGCCGAACCAATGGGTGATATTGATTGGTTCCTTCCTGTCGACCCTGGGAGCTGGTCTGCAATCCCTCACCGGAGCCCCACGACTACTACAAGCTATTGCTAAGGATGAAATTATTCCGTTCTTGGCACCTTTTGCCGTCTCATCCAGCCGGGGTGAACCAACAAG GGCCCTGCTTCTAACGATGGTGATCTGCCAATGTGGTATCCTTCTGGGCAACGTCGACATCTTGGCTCCTCTACTGTCCATGTTCTTCCTCATGTGCTACGGCTTCGTGAACCTTGCCTGCGCTCTGCAGACTCTCCTTAAGACTCCCAACTGGCGACCTCGGTTCAAGTACTACCACTG GTCTCTCTCGTTGGCCGGACTGACGCTTTGTATCTCCATCATGTTCATGACCTCTTGGTTCTATGCTCTAATCGCCATGGGCATGGCTGGCCTCATCTATAAGTACATTGAATACCGCGG CGCTGAGAAAGAGTGGGGAGATGGTCTCCGTGGTCTGGCTTTGTCAGCTGCTCGGTACTCGCTGCTCCGTCTGGAACAAGGACCTCCTCACACCAAGAACTGGCGTCCCCAAGTTCTGGTGCTCGCTAAACTGAACAATGAACTGATGCCAACCTATCGAAAGATGCTTGCCTTTGCCAGTCAACTGAAAGCTG GCAAGGGTTTAACGGTATGCGTATCAGTGTTGGGCGGAGACTTCCCTCGACGTGCTGGCGACGCGGCCTCAGCTCGACACAACCTCCGCCGCTGCATGGATGAGGAGAAGGTCAAGGGCTTCGTCGATGTCCTCGTGGCACCCGATGTCGCTGATGGATTGAGCCATCT GGTACAAACGACTGGTTTAGGTGGTTTGAAGCCTAACACAGTGATCGTGGGCTGGCCGTACGGCTGGCGCGCGGCCGAGCGGCCCGAGCCGCGCTGGCAACACTTCCTACACACCGTGCGCGCTGTCGCCGCCGCACGCATGGCCATGCTTGTACCCAAAGGAATCAATTTCTTCCCTGACTCCACTGAGAAG GTATCCGGCAATATCGACATCTGGTGGATCGTGCACGACGGCGGCATGTTGATGTTGCTCCCGTTCCTGCTGAAGCAGCACCGCACCTGGAAGAACTGCAAGATGCGCATCTTCACCGTCGCGCAGATGGAGGACAACTCCATCCAGATGAAGAAAGACTTGAAGATGTTCCTTTACCAACTGCGACTTGAAGCTGAAGTGGAGGTTGTGGAAATG ACGGACAGTGACATATCTGCGTACACGTACGAGCGGACCCTGATGATGGAACAACGTAACCAGATGCTACGCGAGCTGCGACTGAACAAGAAGGAAACCATGGGCATG GTGCAAGCCATTGTGGATCATCACCACGCTGACGTGAAGACTGCTAGCAAGGTTCGATTCGCGGAACCTGGTGATGAAGCTCCAACTGATGCACCATCACCTCCACTCGCTGATACTGAGGACAAAGACAAGGATGACAAG GACGACTTTCGAAGTAGTTTGTTGCACATAATCGATTCAATGTGGGACTCGCCCGATGAACGGTCGCAGTGCGAGGACGCCAGCCCGCCCCCCGACGACAACAAGCACAAGGACCAGCCCGCCAACGGCGACGTCAAGCCCAAGCCCAACCTCTCCGACATTACGCC TGACGAGGGCACGGTGCGACGCATGCACACGGCGGTGAAGCTCAATGAGGTGATCGTGTCGCGCTCCCACGACGCGCAGCTCGTCATCCTCAACCTGCCCGGCCCGCCCCGCGACACCAACATCGACCGGGAGTCCAACT ACATGGAGTTCCTGGAGGTCCTGACGGAGGGGCTGGAGAAGGTGCTGatggtgcgcggcggcggccgcgAGGTGATCACGATCTACTCGTGA